In one Notolabrus celidotus isolate fNotCel1 chromosome 1, fNotCel1.pri, whole genome shotgun sequence genomic region, the following are encoded:
- the LOC117821778 gene encoding LOW QUALITY PROTEIN: protein mono-ADP-ribosyltransferase PARP9-like (The sequence of the model RefSeq protein was modified relative to this genomic sequence to represent the inferred CDS: deleted 1 base in 1 codon) — MQPGEKTSPASNTTQPLEKRPSFPISDGVEVSVWRADLSSFKPDAIVNAANVNLQHAGGLALTLSKAGGPEIQEQSDTYISQFGTLKTGDTIVTNAGKLPCKKNVHAVGPCLPPNPTQIMVSTAEKHLKLAISNIFRVVENCNFQSVARPALSSGIFNFPVNLCCKVIATAIKEFSGNRKSAATPLSINLVNNDMKTVQAMERACLQIFTNKTKARPSVPKSSKKDLSAEEQLTSLWKRKDTEVVVSVLPSQTKGNSLNIHHSELRTLQPHRWLTGEIIEGLLHLAANQLQMGNHIYILNHYSAGGILFGERQQVAQGEL; from the exons ATGCAacctggagaaaaaacatcaccAGCATCAAACACCACACAGCCTCTGGAAAAAAGGCCTTCCTTTCCCATCTCAGATGGTGTGGAAGTCAGTGTATGGAGGGCTGACCTCAGCAGT TTCAAGCCCGATGCCATTGTGAATGCTGCAAATGTGAACCTCCAGCATGCAGGTGGTCTTGCCCTGACCCTCAGTAAAGCTGGAGGGCCAGAGATACAAGAACAGTCAGACACATACATTTCACAGTTTGGGACTTTGAAAACTGGTGACACTATTGTTACCAATGCAGGCAAACtaccatgtaaaaaaaatgtgcatgctGTTGGTCCATGCCTTCCACCAAATCCAACTCAAATAATGGTTTCCACAGCAGAGAAGCACCTGAAACTGGCCATATCAAACATTTTCAGAGTGGTGGAAAACTGCAATTTCCAGTCTGTGGCCCGTCCAGCCCTGAGCTCGGGAATTTTCAACTTCCCAGTGAACCTGTGCTGCAAAGTTATAGCGACAGCTATAAAAGAGTTCAGTGGAAACAGAAAGTCAGCAGCTACACCCCTCAGCATTAACCTGGTGAATAATGATATGAAAACTGTTCAGGCAATGGAAAGAGCATGCCTGCAAATATTCACCAACAAAACTAAAGCAAGACCAAGTGTCCCAAAGAGCAGCAAGAAAGATCTATCAGCTGAAGAACAG CTCACCTCCTTGTGGAAAAGGAAAGACACAGAGGTTGTGGTTTCTGTGCTCCCCTCCCAGACAAAAGGAAATAGTCTGAACATACACCATAGTGAGCTGCGTACACTTCAACCTCACCGGTGGCTTACAGGAGAG ATAATTGAAGGCCTGCTTCATCTTGCTGCCAATCAGCTACAGATGGGGAATCACATATATATCCTAAATCACTACTCAGCAGGTGGGATTCTGTTCGGGGAAAGGCAGCAAGTTGCCCAAg gtGAACTTTGA